A genome region from Solanum pennellii chromosome 12, SPENNV200 includes the following:
- the LOC107005887 gene encoding G2/mitotic-specific cyclin C13-1-like — protein sequence MEQQTMADQENFVRVTRLAKKRAAEAMVQQLQQPNKKRVVLSEIQDLCNVGINQIDDKVFVSEPLRPKCKHIIKRKLKISDDDPQMCTAYVSDIYDYLHQMEIEKKRRPLPDYLEKVQKDVSANMRGVLVDWLVEVTDEYKLLSDTLYLAVSYIDRFLSVNVIPRKKLQLLGVSSMLIAAKYEEISPPDVGEFCYITDNSYSKKEMVKMEADVLKCLKFEMGNPTIKTFLGQFNKIAQEDYKKNNLQLEFLGYYLAELSLLDYNCVKFLPSLVAAAVIFLSRFTLQPKSHPWSLALQRCSGYRPVDLKECVLIIHDLQLSRRGSTLAAVRDKYKLHKFKCVSTLSSPLEIPDSFFEDTRQ from the exons ATGGAGCAGCAAACAATGGCAGACCAAGAAAATTTTGTAAGAGTAACTCGATTGGCTAAGAAAAGAGCAGCAGAAGCAATGGTTCAGCAGCTGCAACAACCCAACAAGAAGAGAGTTGTGTTGAGTGAGATTCAAGATTTGTGTAATGTGGGTATCAATCAGATTGACGACAAGGTGTTTGTTTCTGAGCCTCTGAGACCCAAATGTAAGCACATTATTAAGAGGAAGCTGAAAATTTCTGATGATGACCCACAGATGTGTACTGCTTATGTTTCTGATATATATGATTATCTTCATCAAATGGAG ATTGAGAAAAAGAGAAGACCATTGCCTGATTACCTTGAGAAAGTTCAGAAGGATGTGAGTGCAAATATGAGAGGAGTTTTAGTGGACTGGCTGGTTGAAGTTACAGATGAATACAAGCTACTTTCGGATACGTTGTATCTTGCTGTTTCCTACATTGATAGATTCTTATCAGTGAATGTCATCCCTAGGAAGAAACTTCAGCTTTTGGGTGTTTCTTCAATGCTCATTGCTGC GAAGTACGAGGAGATTAGTCCTCCAGATGTTGGGGAATTTTGTTATATTACAGACAATTCATATTCAAAGAAAGAGATGGTAAAAATGGAGGCTGATGTGCTAAAATGCCTCAAATTTGAAATGGGAAATCCCACAATCAAAACATTTCTCGG ACAATTTAACAAAATTGCTCAAGAAGATTACAAA aaaaACAATTTGCAGTTAGAGTTTCTTGGCTACTACCTAGCAGAGCTAAGTTTATTGGATTACAACTGTGTGAAATTCTTGCCGTCTTTGGTAGCTGCTGCTGTGATATTCCTTTCAAGGTTCACGTTACAGCCAAAGTCACATCCTTGG AGTCTGGCCCTTCAACGTTGCTCGGGATATAGACCAGTGGATCTAAAGGAATGTGTTCTTATCATACACGACTTGCAATTAAGTAGAAGAGGAAGTACTTTGGCAGCTGTGAGGGACAAATACAAGCTGCATAAG TTCAAATGTGTTTCAACATTGTCTTCTCCTCTGGAAATACCGGATTCATTCTTCGAGGATACAAGACAATGA
- the LOC107006729 gene encoding LOW QUALITY PROTEIN: cell division cycle-associated 7-like protein (The sequence of the model RefSeq protein was modified relative to this genomic sequence to represent the inferred CDS: deleted 1 base in 1 codon) — protein MVKAGRKRGAPAEEEPNDGAVDYEKQRAERIKENKDRLHKLGILELTKNLNPPSKKLTTPRVSRQAVSIDDPPRRSFRLKDKPPVSYIERMIPKTDKVSTQDVEINIEEGENPEFYTEEHEKLLGDCQNAWTLCVDGYDEDGQRVYDPDNGKSCHQCRQKTLGQRTACSNCKLGQGQFCGDCLYTRYGENVIETNENANWICPVCRGICNCSRCRHEKGYAATGAIYRKVLRLGYKSVAHYLVKTRMVVTTNI, from the exons ATGGTGAAAGCGGGAAGAAAAAGAGGTGCACCAGCTGAAGAAGAACCAAATGACGGAGCAGTAGATTATGAGAAGCAAAGGGCTGAGAGAATCAAAGAGAACAAAGACAGACTGCACAAACTTGGTATTCTCGAACTCACAAAAAACCTAAATCCCCCTTCCAAGAAACTCACCACTCCTCGAGTCAGCCGCCAGGCGGTGTCAATTGATGACCCACCTCGCCGCTCTTTTAG gTTGAAGGATAAGCCTCCAGTTAGTTACATAGAAAGGATGATTCCCAAGACAGATAAGGTATCAACGCAGGATGTGGAGATTAACATAGAAGAAGGTGAAAACCCTGAGTTCTACACAGAGGAGCATGAAAAGCTTTTAGGTGATTGCCAGAATGCTTGGACTCTCTGTGTTGATGGTTATGATGAAGATGGTCAGCGTGTATATGATCCTGATAATGGCAAGTCATGCCATCAGTGCAG GCAGAAAACTCTTGGTCAACGCACTGCGTGTAGCAATTGCAAGCTCGGTCAAGGACAATTCTGTGGAGATTGTCTGTACACGAG GTATGGCGAGAATGTCATTGAAACAAATGAAAATGCAAACTGGATTTGCCCTGTCTGCCGAGGAATATGCAATTGCAGTCGATGCAGGCATGAAAAGGGGTATGCAGCAACTGGTGCAATCTACAGAAAG GTACTGCGTCTTGGTTACAAATCTGTGGCTCACTACCTTGTCAAAACTCGAATG GTAGTGACCACGAATATCTAA
- the LOC107005808 gene encoding G2/mitotic-specific cyclin C13-1-like translates to MADQENFVRVTRLAKKRAAEAMVQQLQQPNKKRVVLSEIQDLCNVGINQIEDKVFVSEPLRPKCKQSIKRNLKTSDDDPQMCTAYASDIYHYLHQMEIEKKRRPLPDYLEKVQKDVSANMRGVLVDWLVEVTDEYKLLSDTLYLAVSYIDRFLSVNVIPRKKLQLLGVSSMLIAAKYEEINPPDVGEFCYITDNSYSKKEMVKMEADVLKCLKFEMGNPTIKTFLGQFNKIAQEDYKKNNLQLEFLGHYLAELSLLDYNCVKFLPSLVAAAVIFLSRFTLQPKSHPWSLALQRCSGYRPGDLKECVLIIHDLQLSRRGRTLTAVRDKYKLHKFKCVSTLSSPLEIADSFFEDTR, encoded by the exons ATGGCAgatcaagaaaattttgtaaGAGTAACTCGATTGGCTAAGAAAAGAGCAGCAGAAGCAATGGTTCAGCAGCTGCAACAACCCAATAAGAAGAGAGTTGTGTTGAGTGAGATTCAAGATTTGTGTAATGTGGGTATCAATCAGATTGAAGACAAGGTGTTTGTTTCTGAGCCTCTGAGGCCCAAATGTAAACAGAGTATTAAGAGGAACCTCAAAACTTCTGATGATGACCCACAGATGTGTACTGCTTATGCTTCTGATATATATCATTATCTTCATCAAATGGAG ATTGAGAAAAAGAGAAGACCATTGCCTGATTACCTTGAGAAAGTTCAGAAGGATGTGAGTGCAAACATGAGAGGAGTTTTAGTGGACTGGCTGGTCGAAGTTACCGATGAATACAAGCTACTTTCGGATACGTTGTATCTTGCTGTTTCCTACATTGATAGATTCTTATCAGTGAATGTCATCCCTAGGAAGAAACTTCAGCTTTTGGGTGTTTCTTCAATGCTCATTGCTGC GAAGTACGAGGAGATTAATCCTCCAGATGTTGGGGAATTTTGTTATATTACAGACAATTCGTATTCAAAGAAAGAGATGGTAAAAATGGAGGCTGATGTGCTAAAATGCCTCAAATTTGAAATGGGAAATCCCACAATCAAAACATTTCTCGG ACAATTTAACAAAATTGCTCAAGAAGATTACAAA AAAAACAATTTGCAGTTAGAGTTTCTAGGTCACTACCTAGCAGAGTTAAGTTTATTGGATTACAACTGTGTGAAATTCTTGCCGTCTTTGGTAGCTGCTGCTGTGATATTCCTTTCAAGGTTCACATTACAGCCAAAGTCACATCCTTGG AGTCTAGCCCTTCAACGTTGCTCGGGATATAGACCAGGGGATTTAAAGGAATGTGTTCTTATCATACATGACTTGCAATTAAGCAGAAGAGGACGTACTTTAACAGCGGTGAGGGACAAATACAAGCTGCATAAG TTCAAATGTGTTTCAACATTGTCTTCTCCTCTGGAAATAGCGGATTCATTCTTCGAAGATACAAGATAA
- the LOC107005809 gene encoding VQ motif-containing protein 31-like encodes MFCRYKKPVNTMEMTTIHTRLSKEMTTFVQADLSCFREVVQRLTGTSECIDGNLEIAATTNMSKAQKQHNTSKLHHRRQCRRPYIEITNSQFQSIIIPSPSTRSNKRASPSIETINKVEEEKAIKERRFYLHPSPRSKHGNAEEPELLTLFPLISPRETMDREQSVEGFCFFS; translated from the coding sequence ATGTTTTGCAGATACAAAAAACCAGTGAACACAATGGAAATGACAACGATTCATACAAGGTTATCGAAAGAAATGACAACATTCGTACAGGCAGACTTATCTTGCTTTCGAGAAGTTGTTCAACGATTAACTGGTACATCTGAATGTATTGATGGAAATCTCGAAATTGCAGCAACAACAAACATGTCAAAAGCTCAAAAGCAGCATAATACATCAAAGCTTCACCATCGCAGACAATGTCGAAGACCATACATAGAGATTACTAACTCACAGTTTCAGTCCATCATCATCCCAAGTCCCTCAACTCGTTCAAACAAACGAGCTTCTCCATCCATTGAGACGATAAATAAAGTGGAAGAAGAGAAAGCTATCAAAGAAAGAAGGTTTTACTTGCATCCGTCTCCCAGGTCTAAACATGGAAATGCTGAAGAACCAGAGTTACTCACCTTGTTTCCTTTAATTTCCCCTCGTGAAACAATGGATCGTGAACAATCAGTTGAAGGATTTTGTTTCTTCAGCTAG
- the LOC107005813 gene encoding G2/mitotic-specific cyclin C13-1-like: MADQENAVRVTRLAKKRAAEAMVQQLQQPNKKRVVLSEIQDLCNVGINQIEDKVFVFEPLRPKCEQIIKRELKTSDDDPQMCTAYASDIYDYLHQMEVEKKRRPLPDYLEKVQKDVSANMRGVLVDWLVEVTDEYKLLSDTLYLAVSYIDRFLSVNAIPRKKLQLLGVSSMLIAAKYEEIKPPSVEDFAYITDNTFTTKDVINMEASVLQSLKFEMGNPTTKTFLGRFTRIAQEGYENPDLQLEFLGYYLAELSLLDYNCVKFLPSLVAAAVIFLSRFSLQPKSHPWSLALQHCSGYRPGDLKECVLIIHDLQLSRRRSNLSAVRDKYKLHKFKCVSTLSSPLEIPDSFFEDTRE, from the exons ATGGCAGATCAAGAAAATGCTGTAAGAGTAACTCGATTGGCTAAGAAAAGAGCAGCAGAAGCAATGGTTCAGCAGCTGCAACAACCCAATAAGAAGAGAGTTGTGTTGAGTGAGATTCAAGATTTGTGTAATGTGGGTATTAATCAGATTGAGGACAAGGTGTTTGTTTTTGAGCCTCTGAGACCCAAATGTGAACAGATTATTAAGAGGGAGCTGAAAACTTCTGATGATGACCCACAGATGTGTACTGCTTATGCTTCTGATATATATGATTATCTTCATCAGATGGAG GTCGAGAAAAAGAGAAGACCATTGCCTGATTACCTCGAGAAGGTTCAGAAGGATGTGAGTGCAAACATGAGAGGGGTTTTGGTGGACTGGCTAGTCGAAGTTACCGATGAATACAAGCTTCTATCGGATACGTTGTATCTTGCTGTTTCCTACATTGATAGATTCTTATCAGTGAATGCCATCCCTAGGAAGAAACTTCAGCTTTTGGGTGTTTCTTCAATGCTCATTGCTGC GAAGTACGAGGAAATTAAGCCGCCAAGTGTTGAGGACTTTGCTTACATTACAGACAATACATTTACAACGAAAGATGTGATTAATATGGAGGCTAGTGTTCTACAATCGCTCAAATTTGAAATGGGGAATCCGACAACCAAAACATTTCTCGGAAGATTTACTAGGATTGCCCAAGAAGGTTACGAA AACCCCGATTTGCAGTTAGAGTTTTTGGGCTACTACCTAGCAGAGTTAAGTTTATTGGATTACAATTGTGTGAAATTCTTGCCGTCTTTGGTAGCCGCTGCTGTGATATTCCTTTCAAGGTTCTCATTACAACCAAAGTCACATCCTTGG AGTTTAGCCCTTCAACATTGTTCGGGATATAGACCAGGGGATTTAAAGGAATGTGTTCTTATCATACACGACTTGCAATTAAGTAGAAGACGAAGTAATTTATCAGCTGTGAGGGACAAATACAAGCTGCATAAG TTCAAATGCGTGTCAACATTGTCTTCTCCTCTCGAAATACCAGACTCATTCTTCGAAGATACAAGAGAATGA
- the LOC107006823 gene encoding WD40 repeat-containing protein HOS15-like, giving the protein MAPLTSEFLNFIVFRYLFESGFTHAAFNFGYEAGLNTSTINGHLVPPGGLVQLVQKGIQYLELETNFSNDDTDMDEDFKLLEPMDLITKSVDELRKIIKEKKEKAQKKKLRGKGKANADHKREPTRRTEMEKQHKEKELEHDSERSDVMVLEGHTSEVFACAWSPEGSLLASGSGDATARIWTIGDGPFNSTIPNVLVLNHLDSQATEENKDVTSLDWNREGTLLATGSYDGQVRIWKRSGELASTLNKHKGPIMSLKWNKKGNYLLSGSIDTTAVVWNVKSGESKQQFGFHSGQLLDVAWRNNDSFATSSADSMIYVCKVGENKPVKKFSGHQNEINAINWDPLGSLLASCSDDTTVKIWSMKQDVCLHDFREHSKEIYTIKWSPTGAGTSNPNQQLLLASASFDTTVKLWDVHQGRLLHSFNSHREPIYSIAFSPNGEYLASGSLDKCMNIWSVKEAKLVRTYNGDGGIFEVCWNKKGNKVAACFANKKVCVFDLRL; this is encoded by the exons ATGGCTCCTTTAACCTCTGAGTTCCTCAATTTCATTGTTTTTCGCTATCTCTTCGAATCAG GATTCACACATGCAGCATTTAATTTTGGATACGAGGCGGGGCTCAATACGAGCACGATCAATGGACATCTAGTTCCTCCTGGTGGTCTTGTTCAATTAGTACAAAAGGGTATTCAGTATCTTGAACTGGAAACCAATTTCAGCAAT GATGATACCGATATGGATGAAGACTTCAAGCTTCTAGAGCCTATGGATCTCATTACAAAGAGTGTAGATGAGTTGcggaaaataataaaagagaaaaaggagAAGGCTCAGAAAAAGAAACTTAGGGGGAAAGGTAAGGCGAATGCTGACCACAAACGAGAACCTACAAGAAGAACGGAGATGGAGAAACAGCACAAGGAAAAAGAGCTTGAACATGACAGCGAAAGGAGCGatgtaatggtcttggaaggaCACACATCTGAG GTTTTTGCCTGTGCTTGGAGTCCAGAAGGGTCACTACTTGCATCTGG GTCTGGAGACGCGACTGCTAGAATATGGACAATCGGAGATGGTCCATTTAATTCTACTATCCCAAATGTTTTGGTTTTGAACCATTTGGACAGTCAAGCAACTGAGGAAAACAAGGATGTTACATCACTTGACTGGAAT AGAGAGGGTACCCTGCTTGCGACAGGTTCTTACGATGGCCAAGTAAGAATCTGGAAACGATCTG GGGAATTGGCTAGTACTCTTAACAAACATAAAGGGCCAATCATGTCGTTGAAGTGGAACAAGAAAGGTAATTATCTCCTTAGCGGTAGTATTGATACAACTGCCGTTGTTTGGAATGTGAAGTCCGGAGAATCAAAGCAGCAATTTGGATTTCATTCAG GTCAATTGCTTGATGTTGCTTGGCGAAACAATGATTCTTTCGCGACCAGCTCCGCTGATAGCATGATATATGTTTGTAAAGTTGGAGAGAACAAACCAGTCAAAAAGTTCTCAGGACATCAG AATGAAATCAATGCTATCAATTGGGACCCCTTAGGTTCTTTGCTGGCTTCTTGCTCTGATGATACCACAGTTAAG ATATGGAGCATGAAACAGGATGTCTGCTTGCATGATTTCCGAGAACATAGCAAA GAGATATATACCATCAAATGGAGTCCAACTGGCGCTGGTACAAGCAATCCGAATCAACAGTTGTTGCTGGCAAG TGCTTCATTTGACACTACCGTGAAGCTATGGGATGTTCACCAAGGGCGTCTTCTTCACAGCTTCAACAGTCACAG GGAACCTATTTACTCTATTGCATTTAGTCCAAACGGTGAGTACTTGGCAAGTGGATCATTGGACAAATGCATGAATATATGGTCGGTGAAGGAGGCCAAGCTTGTAAGAACTTACAATGGTGATGGCGGCATTTTTGAAGTGTGTTGGAACAAGAAAGGCAACAAGGTTGCAGCTTGTTTCGCAAACAAGAAGGTCTGTGTCTTTGATCTGCGATTGTAG
- the LOC107005529 gene encoding putative cyclin-A3-1: protein MADQENFVRVTRLAKKRAAEAMVQQLQQPNKKRVVLGEIQDLSNEGIIKSRKTIKRKVKRSVAEKDKEFDVDVNLDDDPQMCGAYASDIYDYFHQLEIEKKRRPLPDYLEKVQKDVSANMRGVLVDWLVEVAEEYKLLSDTLYLTVSHIDRFLSMNVIPRQRLQLLGVSSMLIAAKYEEIKPPHVKDFCYITANTFTKKDVVKMEASVLQSLKFEMGSPTTKTFLRRFTRVAQEDVKNPDLQFEFLGYYLAELSLLDYNCVKFLPSLVAAAVIFLSRFTLHPKAHPWSLALRRCSGYRAADLKECVLIVHDLQLSRRGSTLAAVRDKYKLHKFKCVSTLSSPLEIPDSFFEDTV, encoded by the exons ATGGCAGATCAAGAGAATTTTGTTAGGGTTACAAGATTGGCTAAGAAAAGAGCAGCAGAAGCAATGGTTCAGCAGTTGCAACAACCCAACAAGAAGAGAGTTGTGTTGGGTGAGATTCAAGATTTGTCTAATGAGGGTATTATCAAATCTAGGAAGACTATTAAGAGGAAGGTGAAAAGATCTGTTGCTGAAAAAGATAAGGAatttgatgttgatgttaattTGGATGATGATCCTCAGATGTGTGGTGCTTATGCTTCtgatatttatgattattttcatcaattagAG ATTGAGAAAAAGAGAAGACCATTGCCTGATTACCTTGAGAAGGTTCAGAAGGATGTGAGTGCAAACATGAGAGGGGTGTTGGTCGACTGGCTGGTCGAAGTTGCAGAGGAATACAAGCTTCTATCGGACACGTTGTATCTTACTGTTTCACACATTGATAGATTCTTATCAATGAATGTCATCCCTAGGCAAAGACTTCAGCTTTTGGGTGTTTCTTCTATGCTCATCGCTGC AAAGTATGAGGAAATCAAGCCTCCACATGTCAAGGATTTTTGTTACATTACAGCCAATACGTTTACGAAGAAAGATGTTGTGAAGATGGAGGCTAGTGTGCTACAATCCCTCAAATTTGAAATGGGTAGTCCCACAACCAAAACATTTCTCCG ACGATTTACTAGAGTTGCTCAAGAAGATGTCAAA AACCCTGATTTGCAGTTTGAGTTTCTCGGCTACTACCTAGCCGAATTAAGTTTATTGGATTACAACTGCGTGAAGTTCTTGCCTTCTTTGGTAGCTGCTGCTGTGATATTCCTTTCAAGATTCACATTACATCCAAAGGCACATCCTTGG AGTCTGGCCCTTCGACGTTGCTCGGGATATAGAGCAGCAGATTTGAAGGAATGTGTTCTTATCGTACATGACTTGCAATTAAGTAGAAGAGGAAGTACTTTAGCAGCTGTGAGGGACAAATACAAGCTGCATAAG TTCAAATGTGTGTCAACATTGTCTTCTCCTCTGGAAATACCGGATTCATTCTTTGAAGATACTGTGTAA
- the LOC107006926 gene encoding isoflavone 2'-hydroxylase-like, whose translation MEISYYILIFISLYLLKNHFLRKFQNLPPSPFISLPIIGHLYLLNKKPIHKTLANISEKHGPLLYLRFGSRPVLLISSPSLVEECFTKNDLVFANRPRLLAGKHLGYNYTTLLWASYGQHWCNLRRIATHEVLSTQRIQMFADIRRNEVHTLLQRLVRGKSCGGDPNTNVVDMKAAFFEMTLNNLRMMIAGKQYDGDSDEKLEASRRFKEIVTESFQVSGATNIGDFVPLLKWIGVNKLEDKVKLLQEKRDKFMQELIEEHKNRRKGSSVEQSNNTMIDVLVSLQDSEPDYCTDEVIKGMGMVMFTAGTDTTAITMEWALSLLLNNPEALKKAQNEIDTHIGDSSRLLDDSDLAQLPYLHGIINETLRMYPAAPLLVPHESSDECVVGGFHVPRGTMLLVNLWAIQNDPKLWDKPNEFKPERFIDFKGQRDGFRLMPFGYGRRGCPGENLAMHVAGLALGSLIQCFEWERVSEELVDMTEGPGLTMPKAIPLLAKCRPRQNIDNLIAHL comes from the coding sequence ATGGAAATTTCATACTACATCCTCATCTTCATATCCCTTTACTTGCTAAAGAACCATTTCCTTAGAAAATTCCAAAATCTCCCACCAAGTCCCTTTATCTCTTTGCCCATTATAGGCCATCTATATCTACTCAACAAAAAACCAATTCATAAAACATTAGCCAACATCTCAGAAAAACATGGTCCTTTGCTATACCTCCGATTTGGATCGCGTCCTGTCCTGCTTATCTCTTCCCCTTCTCTAGTAGAAGAATGTTTCACCAAAAACGACCTTGTTTTTGCCAACCGTCCGAGGCTGCTTGCTGGAAAACATCTTGGTTACAACTATACCACTCTTCTTTGGGCATCCTATGGCCAACATTGGTGCAATCTAAGAAGGATTGCTACTCATGAAGTCTTGTCCACTCAGAGAATTCAAATGTTTGCTGATATTCGTAGAAACGAGGTTCACACTCTACTTCAACGACTCGTAAGGGGGAAAAGCTGTGGTGGAGATCCTAACACAAACGTGGTGGATATGAAAGCGGCTTTCTTTGAGATGACACTGAATAACTTGAGGATGATGATTGCTGGGAAGCAATACGATGGCGATTCTGATGAGAAGTTGGAGGCATCTAGAAGGTTTAAAGAGATTGTCACAGAAAGTTTCCAAGTGAGTGGTGCAACAAATATAGGAGATTTTGTGCCGCTTCTTAAATGGATTGGCGTAAACAAACTTGAGGATAAGGTGAAGTTACTGCAGGAGAAGAGGGATAAATTCATGCAAGAATTGATTGAAGAGCATAAGAACCGGCGAAAGGGATCTTCTGTGGAGCAAAGTAACAATACCATGATTGATGTTCTCGTCTCCCTCCAAGATTCGGAGCCTGACTATTGCACGGATGAAGTGATAAAGGGCATGGGAATGGTCATGTTTACAGCAGGGACTGATACTACAGCTATTACAATGGAATGGGCATTATCACTTCTTCTGAACAATCCCGAGGCACTAAAGAAAGCTCAAAATGAAATCGATACTCACATCGGAGACTCATCAAGATTACTTGATGATTCAGACCTTGCTCAACTCCCTTATCTCCATGGGATTATAAATGAAACTCTCCGAATGTATCCAGCTGCCCCATTACTTGTGCCACACGAGTCCTCGGATGAGTGTGTCGTTGGAGGTTTTCATGTTCCTCGTGGTACAATGTTGCTAGTGAATTTGTGGGCAATACAGAATGATCCTAAATTGTGGGACAAGCCAAATGAGTTCAAGCCTGAAAGGTTTATCGATTTTAAAGGTCAACGAGACGGGTTCAGGCTAATGCCATTTGGATATGGCAGGAGAGGATGTCCGGGTGAGAATTTGGCAATGCATGTTGCTGGCTTGGCATTAGGATCACTTATTCAGTGCTTTGAATGGGAAAGAGTAAGCGAAGAGCTGGTAGACATGACCGAAGGACCTGGACTCACTATGCCGAAGGCTATACCATTGTTAGCAAAATGTAGGCCACGCCAAAACATCGACAACCTTATTGCTCATTTGTAA